A genomic window from Parvularcula sp. LCG005 includes:
- a CDS encoding aldo/keto reductase, with amino-acid sequence MRLGFGASGPWGSSWFSEKKAAALIATALDVGIRHFDTAGFYAGGLAEERLGRTLRDALAHAGLRQEDVTISTKIGKRIDGQNRTVRDFSSSAIEDSLALSRRRLGTDTLDIVYMHGPNKHELSSSIPLLLDQKSQGRIKAIGVCSDGLPLRDAALTDGVDVIMGRYNVLSTEHEDIFSAARQGNKSITAIAPLAQGLWQKSLFFPRTLQDVWYLARAILRNRDDLRESRDAKWLSDLEGWSPVDLAFAFVRLNSAIDTVVTTTTRPHHLRQSAQAFARAIPPEVEAYLRERVPTD; translated from the coding sequence ATGCGCCTTGGATTTGGCGCGTCCGGCCCCTGGGGAAGCTCGTGGTTCAGTGAAAAAAAGGCCGCTGCGTTGATCGCAACGGCACTTGACGTTGGCATCCGCCATTTCGACACTGCCGGATTTTACGCCGGCGGTCTGGCCGAAGAGCGTTTAGGGCGCACGCTTCGCGACGCGCTTGCCCATGCTGGGCTGCGTCAGGAAGATGTGACCATCAGCACTAAAATCGGCAAGCGTATCGACGGGCAGAACCGAACCGTGCGGGATTTCTCGAGCAGCGCCATTGAAGACAGTCTGGCGTTGAGCCGCCGTCGACTTGGTACGGATACGCTCGACATCGTCTATATGCATGGACCCAATAAACATGAACTCTCCTCCTCAATTCCCCTCTTATTAGATCAGAAATCTCAAGGCAGAATTAAGGCTATAGGTGTGTGCAGCGATGGACTGCCCCTGCGCGATGCTGCACTGACCGATGGCGTTGATGTGATCATGGGTCGCTACAACGTGCTTTCAACTGAGCACGAAGACATTTTTTCTGCAGCGCGGCAGGGCAACAAATCGATCACCGCGATAGCACCACTCGCTCAAGGGTTATGGCAGAAATCACTTTTTTTCCCGCGGACACTGCAAGATGTTTGGTACCTCGCTCGCGCCATTCTTCGAAACCGTGATGACTTGCGAGAAAGCCGCGATGCAAAGTGGCTGAGCGATCTGGAGGGGTGGTCTCCGGTCGATCTCGCCTTTGCGTTTGTCCGATTGAACAGCGCGATCGACACGGTGGTGACCACCACCACCCGGCCGCATCACCTGCGCCAGTCAGCGCAGGCGTTTGCGCGCGCCATCCCGCCCGAGGTCGAAGCGTATCTGCGGGAACGCGTGCCTACGGATTAA